The following are encoded in a window of Procambarus clarkii isolate CNS0578487 chromosome 33, FALCON_Pclarkii_2.0, whole genome shotgun sequence genomic DNA:
- the LOC138370667 gene encoding uncharacterized protein — protein MLRKMCIEQPKEWPSNINPVLFAYREVPQASTRFSPFELLYGRTVKGPLHVLKNLWEEEDCTPETKTTYEYVIDLRNRLEETCKLAREELAKAKEYQKSRYDQKARERKFKVGDKVLLLLPTSRNKLLLQWKGPFTITECSHSLTYVVCVRGVNKKYHVNMLKRYEERDDASSRSEESEDRASPGSPSQGVASVSGMTQTEAGAGELGVQPSFEASSRLEPGPGAEHHSAPKSGNTTQDESEESPQVSQGDDA, from the coding sequence ATGCTCAGGAAGATGTGCATAGAGCAACCCAAGGAGTGGCCAAGTAACATTAACCCGGTATTGTTTGCCTACAGGGAAGTACCCCAGGCAAGTACCCGGTTTTCACCTTTCGAGCTCCTGTATGGTCGCACGGTAAAGGGACCGCTGCATGTGTTGAAGAACCTATGGGAGGAGGAAGACTGTACCCCAGAAACCAAGACGACGTATGAGTACGTCATAGATTTGAGGAACCGTCTAGAAGAGACGTGTAAGTTGGCCAGGGAGGAACTCGCCAAGGCTAAAGAGTACCAGAAGAGCAGGTACGACCAGAAGGCCAGGGAGAGGAAGTTTAAGGTGGGAGATAAAGTACTCCTACTCCTCCCTACAAGCAGGAACAAGCTCCTGCTACAGTGGAAgggacccttcaccatcactgagTGCAGTCACTCATTGACGTACGTCGTATGCGTAAGGGGGGTCAATAAGAAGTACCATGTTAACATGTTAAAACGCTATGAGGAACGCGATGATGCGTCATCAAGGTCGGAAGAGAGTGAAGATAGAGCCTCTCCGGGTAGTCCATCCCAGGGTGTTGCTAGTGTGTCCGGTATGACACAGACTGAAGCCGGAGCTGGAGAGCTTGGGGTTCAGCCTAGCTTCGAGGCGTCGAGCCGGCTAGAGCCTGGCCCTGGAGCAGAGCACCACTCTGCGCCTAAGTCAGGTAACACTACCCAGGACGAATCGGAGGAGTCACCCCAAGTCTCTCAGGGCGACGACGCATAG